One genomic region from Streptomyces venezuelae encodes:
- a CDS encoding Type 1 glutamine amidotransferase-like domain-containing protein has protein sequence MRMYLSSWRTGDHPEQLLALLDGPGTHQVAVIANAVDALPTAERRAAVEREIAALAALGLRPVELDLRDYFDGAPEGVAAALERFPAVWVRGGNVFVLRHALARSGADRALSELLRRDAVVYAGYSAGVCVLAPDLHGLDRCDDPNAVALAYEAPARFDGLALLDYVVVPHIDSPGHPENEILTTVADHYRAQGTAHRTLRDGQAIVINGEDTRVH, from the coding sequence ATGCGCATGTACCTCTCCTCCTGGCGGACCGGTGACCACCCCGAGCAGCTCCTGGCCCTGCTGGACGGCCCCGGCACGCATCAGGTGGCCGTGATCGCCAACGCCGTCGACGCCCTGCCCACCGCCGAACGGCGAGCCGCGGTCGAGCGCGAGATCGCCGCGCTCGCCGCGCTCGGCCTGCGGCCGGTCGAACTCGACCTGCGCGACTACTTCGACGGGGCGCCGGAGGGGGTCGCCGCCGCTCTCGAACGCTTCCCGGCGGTCTGGGTCCGCGGAGGCAACGTGTTCGTCCTGCGACACGCGCTCGCCCGCAGCGGCGCAGACCGCGCCCTGTCCGAACTGCTCCGACGGGACGCCGTCGTCTATGCCGGCTACAGCGCCGGCGTCTGCGTCCTCGCCCCCGACCTGCACGGACTGGACCGGTGCGACGACCCGAACGCCGTCGCCCTCGCCTACGAAGCCCCGGCGCGTTTCGACGGCCTGGCTCTCCTCGACTACGTCGTGGTGCCACACATCGACTCACCCGGACACCCCGAGAACGAGATCCTCACAACTGTCGCCGACCACTACCGGGCACAGGGCACCGCCCACCGGACCCTCCGCGACGGCCAGGCCATAGTGATCAACGGTGAAGACACGCGCGTCCACTGA
- a CDS encoding DUF1365 domain-containing protein, whose amino-acid sequence MTSAGTAPPIPALYTCEVAHTRVQPVRHSLRRRTYLWLVDLDALPSLPLLLRPLARFDAHDHFGGRAPTIRAGLDAYLASHGVRDADGRVLMLAHARVLGHVFNPLTLYWCHDKAGRPVCVVAEVHNTYGGRHCYLLRPDADGRADVAKDFYVSPFFDVEGSYRMRLPLPGEHLDLTVQLRLGDGSRPLTATVRGRCHPADARGLLTAALRHPWSTAAVSVGIRWHGIRLYLKGLPVRPRPAPPTRQGML is encoded by the coding sequence GTGACGTCCGCCGGCACCGCCCCACCGATACCCGCGCTGTACACCTGCGAGGTCGCACATACGCGTGTCCAGCCGGTACGCCACTCGCTGCGCCGGCGCACCTACCTCTGGCTCGTGGACCTCGACGCCCTGCCTTCCCTGCCCCTCCTCCTCCGCCCCCTCGCCCGCTTCGACGCCCACGACCACTTCGGCGGCCGGGCCCCTACCATCCGTGCCGGTCTCGACGCCTACCTGGCGTCCCACGGCGTACGGGACGCCGATGGCCGGGTCCTGATGCTGGCCCACGCCCGCGTCCTCGGCCATGTGTTCAACCCGCTCACGCTGTACTGGTGTCACGACAAGGCCGGCCGCCCCGTCTGCGTCGTGGCCGAGGTGCACAACACGTACGGCGGGCGGCACTGCTACCTGCTGCGGCCCGACGCCGACGGACGCGCCGACGTCGCCAAGGACTTCTACGTCTCACCGTTCTTCGACGTCGAAGGCTCCTACCGCATGCGGCTGCCGCTCCCCGGGGAGCACCTCGACCTCACCGTCCAACTGCGGCTCGGGGACGGGAGCCGACCGCTCACCGCGACCGTCCGGGGCCGCTGCCACCCCGCCGACGCACGCGGCCTGCTGACCGCGGCGCTCCGCCACCCCTGGTCCACCGCGGCCGTGAGTGTCGGCATCCGCTGGCACGGAATCCGCCTGTACCTCAAGGGACTTCCCGTCCGTCCGCGCCCTGCCCCGCCGACCCGACAAGGCATGCTGTGA
- a CDS encoding RNA polymerase sigma factor, producing the protein MIAAFGARRLGPYTCDGGVLHAGSRSVPRPDGSGNEDHISCALSAPRRPTADEVGTGLVQGDQDPLALAHQRWAGPVHTPATRAMREAREAEDVTHQVSLAACWGLQGCRPEPGPVPAWPIGIARRKIADAPSARTRRTELVAAAGAALLFYVVSARGTEYVLDPAVISGALARLPRVQRDVLALAYFGDLTPDHDRSAYRDASRHGEQPCPARAPADARRPCSGLGRSYVGRPAPAAGRSAHAQGHLAGPADPYPSAGATAPNRQSRRPAQPVRGQSTDMRGQG; encoded by the coding sequence ATGATCGCAGCGTTCGGCGCACGGCGCCTCGGCCCGTACACCTGCGACGGTGGCGTCCTGCACGCGGGCAGTCGTTCGGTACCGAGACCTGATGGTTCGGGGAACGAGGACCACATCTCGTGCGCGCTTTCGGCTCCGCGCCGGCCGACGGCCGACGAGGTCGGCACGGGACTCGTCCAGGGCGACCAGGACCCCCTCGCGCTCGCTCACCAGCGCTGGGCCGGGCCCGTGCACACGCCGGCAACTCGGGCGATGCGGGAGGCACGCGAGGCGGAGGACGTCACTCATCAGGTCTCTCTCGCCGCGTGCTGGGGCCTTCAGGGCTGCCGCCCCGAGCCGGGGCCCGTTCCCGCATGGCCGATCGGGATCGCGCGCCGCAAGATCGCCGATGCCCCTTCCGCTCGGACGCGCCGCACCGAACTCGTCGCTGCGGCTGGAGCCGCGTTGCTGTTCTACGTGGTGTCCGCGCGCGGCACTGAGTACGTGCTCGACCCTGCCGTGATCAGCGGCGCGCTCGCCCGGCTGCCTCGCGTGCAGCGCGACGTCCTCGCCCTCGCGTACTTCGGCGATCTGACCCCGGACCACGATCGCTCGGCGTACCGGGATGCCTCTCGGCACGGCGAACAGCCATGCCCGGCGCGGGCTCCGGCGGATGCGCGGCGACCTTGCTCCGGACTCGGCCGGTCGTACGTCGGACGACCGGCCCCCGCGGCAGGCCGAAGCGCCCACGCTCAGGGGCATCTGGCCGGGCCTGCGGATCCGTACCCATCCGCAGGGGCGACGGCACCGAATCGACAGAGCAGGCGGCCCGCGCAACCGGTGCGCGGGCAATCGACGGACATGAGGGGGCAGGGATGA
- a CDS encoding SAM-dependent methyltransferase — translation MTLSTSPDAPAGATGRRPSVDPKRWPDVALLPRASALRTAIARHLVERALARLPLRVRHGDGHGRVPRPGTPQQGVPTLTLHDLAAFHRRIGVDGLIGFGESYMAGEWDSDDLVGLLTVLAAHVDDLVPAPLRRLRGLWAHRRPLRDRSTIEGARDNIHRHYDLSNELFALFLDPSLTYSSAVFGTLPATPDALTAAQHRKIDRMLDLAGVGPGTRLLEIGTGWGELAIRAATRGADVLTVTLSEEQRDLALRRIADAGVAGQVTVELRDYREVEGRYDAVVSVEMIEAVGAEFWPAYFTALSRLLAPGGSVALQAITMPHDRMLATARTHTWISKYVFPGGLIPSPDAIARESAAAGLHITDDTGFGDHYAETLRLWRERFVNDPDAVDALGFDRTFRRMWELYLAYSEAGFRSHYLDVRQLRLVATGQDGEALP, via the coding sequence GTGACTCTTTCCACCTCGCCGGACGCACCCGCCGGCGCGACCGGGCGTCGCCCGTCCGTCGATCCGAAACGCTGGCCCGACGTCGCGCTCCTTCCACGAGCCTCCGCCCTGCGCACCGCCATCGCCCGACATCTCGTCGAACGCGCCCTGGCCCGGCTGCCGTTGCGGGTACGCCACGGTGACGGGCACGGGCGCGTCCCCCGGCCCGGCACCCCGCAGCAGGGCGTGCCCACCCTGACGTTGCACGACCTGGCGGCCTTTCACCGGCGGATCGGCGTCGACGGCCTCATCGGCTTCGGCGAGTCCTACATGGCCGGCGAATGGGACAGCGACGACCTCGTCGGCCTGCTCACCGTGCTCGCCGCCCACGTCGACGACCTCGTACCGGCCCCGCTGCGCCGCCTCCGCGGGCTCTGGGCACACCGCCGACCGCTCCGGGACCGCAGCACCATCGAAGGCGCGCGCGACAACATCCACCGGCACTACGACCTGTCGAACGAGCTGTTCGCACTCTTCCTGGACCCGAGCCTGACGTACTCCTCGGCCGTGTTCGGCACCCTCCCCGCGACACCTGACGCACTGACGGCGGCGCAGCACCGCAAGATCGACCGGATGCTCGACCTCGCGGGCGTCGGCCCCGGCACCCGGCTCCTGGAGATCGGCACCGGCTGGGGCGAACTCGCGATCCGGGCCGCGACGCGCGGCGCCGACGTCCTGACCGTCACCCTCTCCGAGGAGCAGCGCGACCTCGCGCTGCGCCGGATCGCCGACGCGGGGGTGGCCGGGCAGGTGACCGTCGAACTGCGCGACTACCGTGAGGTCGAGGGCCGGTACGACGCCGTCGTCAGCGTCGAGATGATCGAGGCGGTCGGCGCCGAGTTCTGGCCCGCGTACTTCACCGCCCTGAGCCGGCTCCTCGCCCCCGGCGGCAGCGTGGCCCTCCAGGCCATCACGATGCCGCACGACCGGATGCTCGCCACCGCCCGGACGCACACCTGGATCAGCAAGTACGTCTTCCCCGGCGGCCTCATCCCCTCACCGGACGCCATCGCCCGCGAGAGTGCCGCCGCCGGCCTGCACATCACCGACGACACCGGATTCGGCGACCACTACGCCGAAACGCTGCGCCTCTGGCGCGAACGCTTCGTCAACGATCCGGACGCGGTCGACGCACTCGGCTTTGACCGGACCTTCCGCCGCATGTGGGAGCTGTACCTCGCCTACTCGGAGGCCGGGTTCCGTTCGCACTACCTCGACGTCCGGCAGCTTCGGCTGGTCGCCACCGGCCAGGACGGGGAGGCTTTGCCGTGA
- a CDS encoding DUF1295 domain-containing protein gives MLVTFAVALVKGVHRIVDVAWGLAFTAVALVTWALSAGYGDDTRRLAVTLATCLWGLRLAVHIARRGRGHGEDPRYARMLARAPGSPALYALRKVYLLQGALVWLVSLPVQAAAYLPEGVDVLLVAGLVLWAVGVTFEAVGDHQLARFKADPAHRGRIMDQGLWNWTRHPNYFGDFLVWWGLYLTACASWPSAALALVSPLVMSGLLIWGSGKRLLDAHMADRPGWSAYAARTSGFFPRPPRRVPSRTGPR, from the coding sequence ATGCTGGTCACCTTCGCCGTGGCCCTCGTGAAGGGCGTCCACCGGATCGTCGACGTCGCCTGGGGCCTCGCCTTCACCGCCGTCGCGCTCGTCACCTGGGCGCTCTCCGCCGGGTACGGGGACGACACCCGGCGCCTCGCCGTCACCCTCGCGACCTGCCTCTGGGGCCTGCGGCTCGCGGTCCACATCGCCCGCAGAGGACGCGGCCACGGCGAGGACCCCCGCTACGCTCGGATGCTCGCCCGCGCCCCGGGCAGCCCGGCCCTCTACGCGCTGCGCAAGGTCTACCTCCTCCAAGGCGCCCTGGTCTGGCTCGTCTCGCTCCCCGTCCAGGCTGCCGCGTACCTCCCCGAAGGAGTGGACGTTCTCCTGGTCGCGGGCCTGGTGCTGTGGGCCGTGGGCGTGACCTTCGAGGCCGTGGGGGACCACCAGCTGGCCCGCTTCAAGGCCGATCCCGCCCACCGCGGACGCATCATGGACCAGGGGCTCTGGAACTGGACCCGGCACCCCAACTACTTCGGCGACTTCCTGGTGTGGTGGGGCCTCTACCTGACCGCGTGCGCGAGTTGGCCCAGCGCGGCGCTCGCCCTCGTATCGCCCTTGGTGATGAGCGGACTCCTCATCTGGGGGAGCGGCAAGCGGCTGCTGGACGCCCACATGGCCGACCGCCCCGGTTGGTCGGCCTACGCGGCCCGGACGAGCGGCTTCTTCCCTCGCCCGCCGCGCCGCGTGCCGAGCCGGACGGGCCCCCGGTGA
- a CDS encoding alpha/beta fold hydrolase: MTSAARGVRCGERGILDVLVAPAVPTAAVLFLHGGRSEGPEPPPLVNLPALRMRPFAADLRRALAERDVLVAMVRYRRRGWNGVRADPARDAEAALAVVLRTAGDIPVALVGHSMGARAALRAAGHPAVRGVVGLAPWCPPEEPVEHLVGRWIHLLHDEADRVTSARETWEFVRRAAAVGAHAEGIAMRRGGHAMLRGAADWQRRTTELVVALLATPQPGGGTGEGRPV; encoded by the coding sequence GTGACCTCGGCCGCCCGGGGCGTCCGCTGTGGTGAGAGGGGCATCCTGGACGTACTCGTCGCCCCTGCCGTCCCCACCGCGGCCGTACTCTTCCTGCACGGCGGACGCTCCGAAGGCCCGGAGCCTCCGCCTCTGGTCAACCTGCCCGCGCTGCGCATGCGCCCGTTCGCGGCGGACCTCAGGCGGGCGCTCGCCGAGCGGGACGTGCTCGTCGCGATGGTCCGGTACCGCCGCCGGGGCTGGAACGGGGTGCGTGCCGACCCGGCCCGGGACGCCGAGGCCGCCCTCGCGGTGGTGCTGCGGACCGCGGGGGACATCCCGGTCGCCCTCGTCGGGCATTCGATGGGCGCCCGGGCGGCGCTGCGAGCAGCGGGGCACCCGGCGGTCCGGGGCGTGGTCGGCCTGGCGCCCTGGTGCCCCCCGGAGGAGCCCGTCGAGCACCTCGTCGGGCGATGGATCCACCTGTTGCACGACGAGGCCGACCGGGTCACGTCCGCGCGGGAGACCTGGGAGTTCGTCCGCCGCGCGGCCGCGGTCGGAGCCCATGCCGAGGGGATCGCCATGCGACGCGGAGGGCACGCGATGCTCCGCGGTGCCGCCGACTGGCAGCGCCGCACCACGGAACTCGTCGTCGCACTGCTGGCCACCCCGCAACCGGGCGGGGGAACCGGGGAAGGGAGGCCGGTGTGA
- a CDS encoding NAD(P)/FAD-dependent oxidoreductase, translated as MNRRSVAVVGSGVAGLTAGYVLSRAYDVVLYEADSRLGGHAHTHELPTGAGGTVRVDTGFIVHNDRTYPYLLRLFRELGVATQDSEMSMSVRCDGCGLEYAGARGPRGLLSGGNLRRPRHLRMLADVPRFHRAARRLLASGDDTQTLGAFLRRGGFSSYFVGHFAVPLVSAVWSCAPDTALLYPAAYLFRFLDHHGLLSVTGSPQWKTVTGGSSVYVDKVAKRLASVRTSTPVRAIERGPDHARVTTEDGHSEVHAAVVVAVHPDQALRMLADATPDERRVLGAFTYSRNPAVLHRDDTVLPRSPRARASWNYWLPSCTARPGAVQVSYDMNRLQRLAVPEPHLVTLNPDGRVDESTVLARMVYEHPVYTPRSVASQRELPGLVTSVTAFAGAYHGWGFHEDGCRSGVAAARALGVNW; from the coding sequence ATGAACCGGCGCAGCGTCGCGGTGGTCGGGTCGGGGGTGGCGGGCCTGACCGCCGGGTACGTGCTCTCGCGGGCCTACGACGTGGTCCTGTACGAGGCCGACTCCCGGCTCGGGGGCCACGCGCACACCCACGAACTCCCGACCGGAGCGGGTGGCACAGTGCGCGTGGACACCGGATTCATCGTCCACAACGACCGCACCTACCCGTACCTTCTGAGGCTTTTCCGTGAGCTGGGCGTGGCCACCCAGGACTCAGAGATGAGCATGTCCGTCCGATGCGACGGCTGCGGCCTCGAATACGCGGGCGCTCGTGGCCCCCGCGGGCTGCTGAGCGGCGGGAACCTGCGCCGCCCCCGCCATCTGCGGATGCTCGCCGACGTCCCCCGGTTCCATCGGGCGGCGCGACGGCTGCTCGCCTCCGGCGACGACACCCAGACTCTCGGGGCGTTCCTGCGACGTGGCGGATTCTCCTCGTACTTCGTCGGCCACTTCGCCGTCCCGCTCGTGTCCGCCGTCTGGTCCTGCGCCCCGGACACCGCCCTGCTCTACCCGGCGGCCTACCTCTTCCGCTTCCTCGACCACCACGGGCTTCTCTCCGTCACCGGCTCGCCCCAGTGGAAGACCGTGACCGGGGGGTCGTCGGTCTATGTCGACAAGGTGGCCAAGCGCCTCGCCTCCGTCCGTACCTCCACGCCTGTACGGGCGATCGAGCGCGGCCCCGACCACGCGCGCGTGACCACCGAGGACGGCCACTCCGAGGTGCACGCGGCTGTCGTCGTGGCCGTCCACCCCGACCAGGCCCTGCGGATGCTCGCCGATGCCACGCCCGACGAGCGGCGCGTCCTCGGAGCGTTCACCTACTCCCGTAACCCCGCCGTGCTGCACCGGGACGACACCGTCCTGCCGCGCTCACCCCGAGCGCGGGCCTCGTGGAACTACTGGCTCCCGTCCTGCACGGCACGGCCCGGGGCCGTCCAGGTGAGCTACGACATGAACCGGCTCCAGCGCCTCGCGGTGCCCGAGCCGCACCTGGTGACCCTCAACCCCGACGGGCGCGTCGACGAGAGCACGGTGCTCGCACGGATGGTGTACGAGCATCCCGTCTACACCCCCCGCTCGGTCGCCTCCCAGCGCGAGCTCCCCGGCCTCGTCACGTCCGTCACCGCCTTCGCCGGTGCCTACCACGGCTGGGGCTTCCACGAGGACGGCTGCCGCTCCGGCGTCGCGGCCGCCCGGGCCCTGGGGGTGAACTGGTGA